One Cucurbita pepo subsp. pepo cultivar mu-cu-16 chromosome LG09, ASM280686v2, whole genome shotgun sequence DNA window includes the following coding sequences:
- the LOC111802148 gene encoding (3S,6E)-nerolidol synthase 1-like, which produces MAETKIQQRPINPPQNPFPTTWSDLNDPLEALTLIDAAHRLGIAYRFQAEIDLILQRHYAASLNLDVSYANHDLHEVALRFRLLRQGGYFVPSDMFEAFMDEDGHFKQELENDINGVMSLFEASQFCLPGEAILEEARVFSARIMSEYVMKNVDCNKARHVARALANPYHTSFSKFMVKDYFGMGDLPDTNRLTRDFQLVAKMDFNVAQDMRRRELYRFTQWWTDTGLGKVLGFARDQPLKWYICSLVCLTDPCFSEERVELSKPISFIYLIDDMFDVYASLDQLKLFTEAVRRWDVTVAEALPDCMRICFKSLYVMTNEISSKIHEKHGWNPINSLQKSWAKLCDAFLVESEWFVSGYSPSAKEYLRNGAVSSGVHVVLVHAFFLLGQTINHETVKLLDNDPEIISSTATILRLQDDLGSAKDENQDGYDGSYVNYYMKDNKDASIESSRQHIANLISYAWKKLNRECLSSSSFPLAFMETSLNIARFVPILYGYDDNQNLPTLKKLVKSMLYERAEI; this is translated from the exons ATGGCGGAAACAAAGATCCAACAACGCCCAATTAATCCTCCTCAAAACCCCTTTCCAACAACATGGAGCGATCTAAATGACCCATTGGAAGCTTTGACCTTGATCGATGCGGCTCACCGTCTCGGCATCGCCTACCGTTTCCAAGCCGAGATCGACCTTATTTTACAACGCCATTACGCAGCCTCACTCAACCTCGACGTTAGTTATGCAAACCACGACCTTCATGAAGTCGCTCTTCGCTTTCGACTCCTCCGACAAGGTGGCTACTTCGTGCCGTCGGACATGTTCGAGGCTTTCATGGACGAGGATGGCCATTTCAAGCAGGAGCTTGAGAATGATATCAATGGGGTGATGAGTTTGTTTGAAGCTTCGCAATTTTGCTTGCCAGGCGAAGCTATACTCGAGGAAGCTCGAGTTTTTAGTGCCCGAATCATGAGTGAATATGTCATGAAGAATGTTGATTGTAACAAAGCTAGGCATGTTGCTAGAGCTTTGGCGAATCCTTATCATACGAGCTTCTCTAAGTTCATGGTGAAGGATTATTTTGGAATGGGGGATTTACCGGACACGAATAGATTGACCCGTGATTTCCAACTTGTCGCCAAAATGGATTTCAACGTTGCCCAGGACATGCGTCGTCGGGAACTTTATCGGTTCACGCA ATGGTGGACAGACACAGGTTTGGGCAAAGTGTTGGGATTTGCAAGGGACCAACCGCTAAAATGGTACATTTGTTCGTTAGTTTGTCTCACAGATCCATGTTTTTCCGAGGAAAGAGTTGAACTTTCAAAACCcatctcttttatttatctaattgACGACATGTTCGATGTTTACGCCTCTCTCGACCAACTTAAGCTGTTCACAGAAGCTGTTAGAAG ATGGGATGTTACGGTGGCTGAAGCACTACCAGACTGTATGAGGATTTGTTTCAAATCACTCTATGTAATGACAAATGAAATTAGTAGTAAAATCCATGAGAAGCATGGTTGGAATCCAATCAACTCCTTACAAAAATCG TGGGCCAAGCTTTGCGACGCATTCCTAGTAGAAAGTGAATGGTTCGTTTCTGGTTATTCACCAAGTGCCAAAGAGTATCTAAGAAATGGAGCAGTGAGCAGTGGAGTGCACGTAGTGTTAGTGCATGCGTTCTTCTTGTTAGGACAAACAATAAACCATGAAACCGTGAAGCTTTTAGACAACGACCCTGAAATTATTTCTTCTACCGCAACAATCTTGAGGCTTCAAGACGACTTAGGAAGCGCCAAG GATGAGAATCAAGACGGATATGATGGATCATACGTGAATTACTACATGAAAGACAATAAAGATGCTTCGATTGAGAGCTCACGACAACACATAGCCAATTTGATTTCGTATGCATGGAAGAAGCTCAATAGAGAATGTTTGTCGTCGAGTTCATTTCCTCTTGCGTTCATGGAAACTTCTTTGAATATTGCGAGATTTGTTCCGATTTTATATGGTTATGATGACAATCAAAACCTTCCAACGCTTAAGAAGCTAGTGAAATCGATGTTGTATGAAAGAGCGGAGATATAA
- the LOC111802580 gene encoding uncharacterized protein LOC111802580, with product MEGICTRKNRDNYRKERSFPVNFVSIDDSFHTYMAQNYGFLVCILVMVMDAVAGLLAIRAEKAQNQVKLQSESLWVYECSRKPRDDAFSQGLAATILLGLAHAIAKVLGGCIWIRNMQHFQQSNANRRLGLLFMILSWITLAIGFSMLVAGTVDNSKRKNSCEISSHGLFLIGGIVCFIHGLCTVAYYVSATAAYREEERKSKEKPSVPQHV from the exons ATGGAAGGCATCTGCACCAGAAAGAACAGGGATAACTACAGAAAGGAAAGAAGCTTTCCTGTAAATTTTGTCTCCATAGATGATTCCTTCCATACAT ATATGGCGCAAAATTATGGCTTTCTGGTCTGCATTTTGGTCATGGTAATGGACGCTGTTGCTGGATTGCTTGCCATTCGAGCTGAAAAGGCTCAGAATCAG GTGAAATTACAATCGGAGAGCTTATGGGTGTATGAATGCAGCAGAAAGCCGAGAGATGATGCTTTTTCTCAGGGGTTGGCTGCTACTATTCTGCTTGGCCTCGCTCATGCCATTGCTAAAGTGCTTGGTGGGTGCATTTGGATTAGGAATATGCAACATTTCCAGCAATCAAATGCTAACAGGCGATTGGGATTGCTCTTCATGATTCTCTCATG GATTACTTTGGCTATTGGGTTCTCAATGTTGGTGGCGGGGACGGTGGACAATTCCAAGAGGAAAAACTCTTGTGAGATATCAAGTCATGGGCTGTTTTTGATCGGTGGGATTGTGTGCTTCATTCATGGGCTCTGTACTGTCGCTTACTATGTTTCTGCCACAGCAGCTTacagagaggaagagaggaaATCCAAAGAAAAGCCTTCTGTTCCACAACATGTTTAA
- the LOC111802462 gene encoding uncharacterized protein LOC111802462 has protein sequence MSKKKGSGNTMTLKDFHGGSIPNDLPLPSAPGVTVRPSDRTSFDRPTSWGNPMNRSDHRSRPHSSPAISHFDDKTPFLAPAAHIGRNFDEDERKPLGGVTPPRRTISDESIRVLPSRSELKPDYESSGRQRMAPMSQFPTSGAVNSYAGRVGDALHSGVASQNSGGGSGMAFSGAHPNAWQVRKEVVSVVKEHSHSAWAGPSAVSKLAHASALEKVSSGRWQSQTSVGYQTDVVIVASSEPDIKVQSKGYGSSVDKVDVSYGRELRDASLARHAGRQLGIDDGTEGNIQDFSERDRVVVPKYHAVKDRSSKMDVSVVQHSEPNQMAGVGPVVSERPKLKLLPRTKPLVGSEPIVTDNKQMIPDAVSAENVNEVHGNSNYVKSSSAGSESGKEGIERPKLNLKPRSQPIEQPEGIRGRDRISVFGGARPREQVLKERGVDNTTNNNHDLVQNSGRIEENISRTERVQGPPVPVHRTGKTGQGKEGERRDNRADPEMQRRNFSDNRRRDRDTERQQQQQQLERPPSPETWRKPVEQQPKPASNSTDVRPGKVASALELAQAFSRSVSDSNVADRVPSQSNLPGRSQMPFSRLMGSSSSRPQINGY, from the exons ATGTCGAAGAAGAAAGGGAGTGGTAATACTATGACGCTCAAGGATTTCCATGGAGGTTCTATCCCTAATGATCTGCCTCTCCCGTCTGCTCCTGGAGT AACCGTCAGACCTTCAGATCGGACTAGTTTCGATCGCCCTACATCGTGGGGGAACCCTATGAACAGGTCGGACCATCGGTCTAGGCCGCATTCATCTCCGGCAATCAGTCATTTTGATGACAAAACTCCATTTCTCGCTCCTGCTGCACATATTGGCCGAAATTTCGATGAGGATGAAAGGAAGCCTCTGGGTGGTGTAACACCTCCACGTCGAACTATCAGCGATGAGAGCATTAGGGTTCTGCCTAGTCGTTCAGAGTTAAAGCCTGACTATGAATCAAGTGGGAGGCAGAGGATGGCTCCAATGTCGCAGTTTCCAACTTCTGGTGCAGTAAATTCGTACGCAGGGAGAGTTGGTGACGCTCTCCACTCAGGTGTTGCTTCTCAGAATTCTGGTGGAGGCAGCGGGATGGCCTTTTCTGGGGCTCATCCAAATGCTTGGCAAGTAAGGAAGGAGGTGGTTTCTGTGGTTAAAGAACATTCTCATTCTGCGTGGGCTGGACCTAGTGCTGTCTCCAAGCTTGCTCATGCTAGTGCTCTCGAAAAGGTGTCTTCAGGGAGATGGCAGTCACAAACGTCTGTCGGTTATCAAACCGATGTGGTCATTGTTGCATCTTCTGAACCAGATATTAAAGTTCAGTCAAAGGGTTATGGTAGTTCCGTTGACAAGGTTGATGTATCATATGGTAGGGAACTTCGTGATGCTTCATTAGCTAGGCATGCAGGAAGACAACTTGGCATAGATGATGGAACCGAGGGAAATATACAAGATTTTTCCGAGCGTGATAGGGTTGTAGTTCCTAAATATCATGCTGTTAAAGATAGATCTTCTAAAATGGATGTTTCTGTAGTTCAGCATTCTGAGCCTAATCAAATGGCTGGCGTGGGTCCAGTAGTATCAGAACGCCCAAAGTTGAAATTACTTCCAAGAACAAAGCCATTGGTAGGTTCAGAACCCATTGTTACTGATAACAAGCAG ATGATTCCTGATGCTGTTTCTGCTGAAAATGTGAATGAAGTGCatggaaattcaaattatgTGAAATCTAGTTCAGCTGGTTCTGAGAGTGGAAAGGAAGGAATTGAGCGTCCAAAATTGAACCTGAAGCCCCGGTCACAACCCATTGAACAACCGGAAGGAATTAGGGGGAGAGACAG GATTTCTGTGTTTGGTGGTGCTCGCCCACGAGAGCAG GTTCTGAAGGAACGAGGGGTTGATAATACCACTAATAACAACCATGATCTTGTTCAAAATTCCGGAAG GATTGAAGAAAACATTTCAAGAACTGAGAGGGTTCAAGGGCCCCCAGTTCCTGTGCATCGAACTGGAAAAACAGGGCAGGGTAAGGAAGGTGAGAGAAGGGATAACAGGGCAGATCCAGAGATGCAAAGGAGGAATTTCTCTGATAATCGAAGGAGGGATAGAGACACTGAAAgacaacagcagcagcagcagctcgAGCGGCCACCTTCTCCAGAGACATGGCGCAAGCCTGTTGAGCAGCAGCCAAAACCTGCCTCGAACTCTACCGACGTGCGTCCTGGGAAAGTAGCTTCAGCACTTGAGCTGGCTCAAGCCTTCTCTAGGTCGGTTTCGGATTCAAACGTGGCCGATAGAGTTCCCAGTCAAAGCAACCTCCCAGGGCGGTCTCAGATGCCTTTTTCACGGCTTATGGGGTCATCATCCTCTAGACCTCAAATCAATGGCTATTAA
- the LOC111802545 gene encoding protein HEAT-STRESS-ASSOCIATED 32, translating into MTDGKSGANVCKYAQNFRGRRWENYSGSDSTITPLEEMSAYWWKTFAGDEDRPEKPRRCGVTEMRSPHYSLSSQDMIQEIFESMGQFVDGLKFSGGSHSLLPREFVKEVTEMAHRHDIYVSTGDWAEHLLRKGPSGFREYVEECKLMGFDTIELNVDSLEVPEETLLRYVRLIKNGGLRAKPQFAVKFNKSDIPAGDRAFGAYILPRPRSSELVEDVDLLIRRAERCLEAGADMIMIDADDVSKHTDSLRTDIIAKIIGRLGLEKTMFEASNPKTLEWFINQYSSKVNLFVDHSQVMDLECLRGRNLGKNHSSVLASSYF; encoded by the exons ATGACAGATGGAAAAAGTGGAGCAAATGTCTGTAAATATGCCCAAAATTTCCGAGGAAGGAGATGGGAGAATTACTCTGGTTCTGATTCAACCATCACACCCTTGGAGGAAATGTCTGCTTATTGGTGGAAGACCTTCGCTGGGGATGAAGATCGACCGGAGAAGCCTCGGCGATGTGGAGTTACAGAGATGAGAAGTCCTCATTACTCTCTCTCTAGCCAAGATATGATTCAG GAAATTTTCGAGTCGATGGGTCAATTTGTCGATGGATTGAAGTTCTCCGGAGGTTCGCACAGCCTGTTGCCGAGGGAGTTTGTGAAAGAGGTGACGGAAATGGCTCATCGACATGACATTTATGTCAGTACGGGTGACTGGGCGGAGCATTTACTTCGCAAAGGTCCGTCGGGTTTCAGAGAGTATGTGGAG GAATGCAAGCTCATGGGATTTGATACTATTGAGCTTAACGTAGACTCGCTTGAAGTTCCTGAAGAAACTCTTCTGAGATATGTGCGCTTGATTAAGAACGGTGGCCTTAGGGCTAAGCCTCAATTTGCAGTGAAGTTCAATAAGTCGGACATTCCCGCTGGCGATCGAGCATTTGGAGCTTATATTCTTCCAAGACCTCGATCTTCTG AACTTGTAGAGGATGTTGATCTTTTGATCAGAAGGGCTGAGAGATGCCTAGAAGCTGGGGCAGACATGATAATGATCGACGCAGACGATGTCAGTAAACACACTGATTCTCTTCGAACAGACATTATTGCCAAGATCATTGGACGTCTTGGCCTAGAGAAAACAATGTTTGAAGCATCGAATCCCAAAACGTTGGAGTGGTTTATCAATCAATACAGCTCAAAG GTGAATCTCTTTGTGGATCACTCCCAAGTTATGGATCTTGAGTGCCTCCGGGGCCGCAACCTGGGTAAAAACCACTCCTCCGTTCTTGCTTCCTCCTACTTTTAA